One window of the Microplitis demolitor isolate Queensland-Clemson2020A chromosome 10, iyMicDemo2.1a, whole genome shotgun sequence genome contains the following:
- the LOC106694015 gene encoding zinc finger BED domain-containing protein 4-like, with product MSKARVSEVWTYFTIYDAENVNCKLCDKKYSRKGRTTSAMRNHLETKHKNEYDELKRREHEKRGAAKINSLASSSRQCTKIDLKQISLGDCIEKNKKWDNNTKSLELDNLIGEMIALEDLPFSFVECLGFVRLIYQVCPSDNLKTRQYFTSFICEKLYGKVKDKILELTKSFEKLAFTTDIWSDSCFGVSLISFTCHGITKSFERKMIVLKSEVFNDGRHTGENIAVKLETMLSSWGIPKEKVLCIVRDGGTNMKKGISLLNIENIDCLSHQIQLVVKEGLKSQESIIAVINKCKKIATHFHHSNVAQDELANLQKKLNQPKLKIIQECVTRWNSNFYMLERILKNKDSLCLYASTTNKISQLSSDEWIVVEK from the coding sequence ATGAGTAAAGCACGTGTTAGCGAAGTTTGGACTTATTTCACAATATATGATGCTGAAAATGTAAATTGCAAGTTGTGTGATAAAAAGTACTCGCGCAAAGGCAGGACCACTAGTGCTATGCGAAATCACCTAGAAACTAAacacaaaaatgaatatgacgAATTGAAAAGAAGAGAGCATGAAAAGCGAGGTGCtgctaaaataaattctttggCGTCCTCTTCGCGACAATGTACCAAAATCGATCTTAAGCAAATATCTTTAGGTGATtgcatcgaaaaaaataaaaaatgggaTAACAACACCAAGTCTTTGGAGCtggataatttaattggcGAAATGATTGCACTGGAGGACTTACCATTTAGTTTTGTGGAATGCCTTGGATTTGTGAGATTGATTTACCAAGTGTGCCCCtcggataatttaaaaactcggCAATATTTTACTTCGTTTATTTGCGAAAAATTATATGGCAAggtaaaagataaaattctGGAATTAACCAAATCATTTGAAAAACTAGCGTTTACAACTGATATCTGGTCTGATTCTTGCTTTGGGGTATCGCTGATAAGTTTCACTTGTCACGGAATTACCAAAagttttgaaagaaaaatgattgtttTGAAATCTGAAGTATTTAATGATGGGCGACATACAGGAGAAAATATAGCCGTAAAGCTAGAAACTATGTTGTCATCATGGGGAATTCCCAAAGAAAAGGTATTATGTATTGTTAGGGATGGTGGCACTAACATGAAAAAAggtatttctttattaaatattgaaaatattgattgtttATCGCACCAAATTCAACTTGTTGTTAAGGAAGGGCTTAAGTCACAAGAATCTATCATTGCAGTCATTAACAAATGTAAAAAGATAGCAACACATTTTCACCACTCTAATGTAGCTCAAGATGAACTTGctaatctacaaaaaaaacttaatcaACCAAAGCTCAAGATAATCCAAGAGTGTGTTACGAGATGGAATAGCAACTTTTACATGTTagaacgaattttaaaaaacaaagattCACTGTGCCTTTATGCTTCCACTACCAACAAAATTTCACAACTAAGTTCAGATGAATGGATAGttgtggaaaaataa